In one Pleomorphomonas sp. T1.2MG-36 genomic region, the following are encoded:
- the moaC gene encoding cyclic pyranopterin monophosphate synthase MoaC, translating to MKDGLSHLDDKGAAHMVDVGKKDVTQRAATASGRVVMKAETLALIVEGGIPKGDVIATARLAGIMAAKKTADLIPLCHPLALSGVVLQLDPDPALPGIVVSATVRCSGKTGVEMEALTAVSVACLTIYDMVKAVEKGVRIEAIHLVEKSGGKSGHWQAGPDGSPDRRQELS from the coding sequence ATGAAGGATGGACTCAGTCACTTGGACGACAAGGGCGCCGCCCATATGGTCGACGTCGGAAAAAAGGACGTCACCCAGCGGGCGGCGACGGCCAGCGGCCGGGTGGTCATGAAGGCGGAGACGCTGGCGCTGATCGTCGAGGGCGGCATACCGAAGGGCGACGTGATCGCCACCGCGCGGCTGGCGGGCATCATGGCCGCCAAGAAGACGGCCGACCTCATTCCCCTCTGCCATCCGCTGGCGCTGTCGGGCGTCGTGCTGCAGCTCGACCCGGACCCGGCCTTGCCCGGCATCGTCGTGTCGGCGACCGTCCGTTGCTCCGGCAAGACGGGCGTCGAGATGGAAGCGCTGACCGCCGTTTCGGTCGCCTGCCTGACGATCTACGACATGGTCAAGGCGGTCGAGAAGGGCGTGCGCATCGAGGCCATCCACCTCGTCGAGAAGAGTGGTGGCAAATCCGGCCATTGGCAGGCGGGGCCCGACGGTTCGCCTGATCGCCGACAGGAGTTGTCATGA